A genomic window from Oceanobacillus timonensis includes:
- a CDS encoding BCCT family transporter: MSIIISCCLIVLGLVFRSWLEKVAPMFLSFNANYFGVFYLFSGLIVVVVCGYLAFSKYGNIRLGKDTEKPEFSTVSWISMLFAAGMAIGLVFWATAEPITHYLFPPQGEGATAESADTAMKYTFFHWGLQPWGLYGIIGLGMAYFQFRKGLPARFSSIFYPLLKEKIYGPIGNAIDIFVIIISAIGLANSFGLGALQISEGANILWGFSNTIAVSIVIIIIGTILFMMSAVTGLKRGIKYLSNVNMILALLITLFILFLGPTKHIIDVFITGTGSYISDFLSMSTRLAPFSNEEQNWISNWTVFYLAWWLSCAPFVGAFISRVSRGRTIKEFVLAVLVVPSLMCFVWFSVFGGAGIHLIHELGNTALGDIVSSNVTTALFAFLDYFPMSSLTSVLVMVLSLVFFITQADSGSFVLAMFSSGGNLNPPNKIKLIWGGVLFSYAIILVIAGGLETAKSVLIVFTSPLALLILLMYYAIIKGLVNDEPELNREYSEGEKEVS; the protein is encoded by the coding sequence ATTTCAATAATCATCTCTTGCTGTTTAATCGTTCTGGGTCTAGTATTTAGAAGTTGGTTAGAAAAAGTCGCTCCAATGTTTTTAAGTTTTAATGCAAATTACTTTGGAGTTTTTTATCTATTCTCTGGTCTTATCGTTGTTGTAGTTTGCGGATATTTAGCATTTTCCAAGTACGGAAATATCAGATTGGGAAAGGATACAGAAAAACCTGAATTTAGTACTGTTTCTTGGATTTCAATGCTTTTTGCAGCCGGGATGGCAATTGGTTTAGTATTTTGGGCCACTGCGGAGCCAATTACGCATTATTTATTTCCGCCGCAAGGGGAAGGAGCTACTGCCGAATCTGCTGACACTGCGATGAAATATACTTTTTTTCATTGGGGACTTCAGCCTTGGGGATTGTATGGAATCATAGGTTTGGGTATGGCTTACTTTCAATTTAGAAAAGGGCTTCCTGCCAGGTTTAGTTCTATTTTTTATCCACTTTTAAAAGAGAAAATATATGGTCCGATAGGAAACGCTATCGATATATTTGTAATCATCATATCGGCAATTGGTTTGGCGAATTCATTTGGGTTAGGCGCATTACAAATTTCTGAGGGAGCAAATATATTATGGGGATTTTCAAACACAATAGCTGTTTCCATCGTAATCATCATTATTGGAACTATTTTATTTATGATGTCTGCAGTTACTGGACTTAAACGTGGTATTAAGTATCTCTCCAATGTGAATATGATCTTAGCTCTTCTGATTACCTTATTTATTTTGTTTTTGGGGCCGACTAAACACATAATTGATGTGTTTATTACTGGTACTGGCAGTTATATAAGTGATTTTTTATCGATGAGTACCAGGTTAGCTCCATTTAGTAATGAAGAACAAAACTGGATTTCAAATTGGACCGTATTTTATTTGGCATGGTGGCTATCTTGCGCCCCTTTTGTAGGCGCTTTTATCTCAAGAGTATCCAGAGGGCGAACGATTAAAGAGTTTGTATTAGCAGTACTAGTTGTACCTTCACTCATGTGTTTTGTTTGGTTTTCTGTATTTGGAGGGGCAGGTATTCACCTGATTCATGAATTAGGGAATACTGCTTTAGGAGATATCGTAAGTTCAAATGTCACCACTGCATTATTTGCGTTTTTGGATTATTTTCCAATGAGTTCTCTCACGAGTGTTCTAGTTATGGTATTAAGTTTAGTTTTTTTTATAACACAAGCCGACTCTGGATCTTTTGTATTAGCAATGTTCAGTTCAGGAGGAAATCTTAACCCGCCTAATAAAATAAAACTGATCTGGGGCGGTGTTCTTTTTAGTTATGCCATTATTTTGGTTATTGCTGGAGGATTGGAGACTGCAAAATCAGTACTTATAGTCTTCACTTCACCGCTAGCTTTGCTAATCTTATTAATGTATTATGCGATTATAAAAGGATTAGTAAATGATGAACCTGAATTAAACAGGGAATATTCAGAAGGAGAAAAGGAGGTTAGTTAA
- a CDS encoding BCCT family transporter, with product MFKNNLILRVSLVISLAFMVFGIIFRDWLEKAAPAFLSFNVNYFGPIYLVVTLLIVIVSVYLMFSKYGTIKLGKDSDKPEFSTISWISMLFAAGMGIGLVFWATAEPITHYISPPVGEGSTSESAELSIKYTFFHWGLHPWALFGLVGLGMAYFQFRKKLPARVSSIFYPVLGDRIYGPWGKTIDIYAIFITVIGIAQAFGLGAIQISEGANFLWGFSNTTTVSMFIIVFGTVLFMISALTGVNRGIKYLSNFNMLLAFVLMMFIFFIGPTKQIIDIFITGTGSYISDIVAMSSQLAPFNGDQQNWVSNWTIFYLAWWLTWASFVGAFISRISKGRTIREFVMAVLFLPSILCFIWFSIFGGAGIHLIHDLGNSMLGEAVNTDVTQALFSFLEYFPMSSLTSALMMLLCLVFFITSADSGTYVLAMFSSGGNINPDNKIKFIWGLIIFSISAVFIIAGGLETIKTVVIVVSTPFIIFMLCMTYTILKALRSEFKKPEEKEDIKSKTG from the coding sequence ATGTTTAAAAATAATTTAATTTTACGTGTCTCTTTAGTTATTTCATTAGCGTTTATGGTTTTTGGTATTATATTTAGGGATTGGTTGGAAAAAGCTGCTCCTGCTTTCTTAAGTTTTAATGTGAATTATTTTGGTCCGATTTATCTGGTGGTTACTTTATTAATTGTCATTGTTAGTGTCTACCTTATGTTCTCAAAATACGGTACTATCAAATTAGGGAAAGATTCAGATAAGCCCGAATTCAGTACAATATCTTGGATATCCATGTTATTTGCTGCGGGAATGGGAATTGGATTGGTTTTTTGGGCGACGGCCGAACCCATTACGCATTATATATCTCCTCCTGTTGGGGAAGGATCCACTTCCGAATCAGCCGAACTCTCAATAAAATATACATTCTTTCATTGGGGGTTACATCCATGGGCGTTGTTTGGTTTAGTTGGCTTAGGAATGGCTTACTTTCAATTTAGAAAAAAACTTCCTGCCAGGGTAAGCTCGATTTTTTATCCTGTTTTGGGCGACAGAATCTATGGTCCATGGGGTAAAACAATTGATATTTATGCGATATTTATAACAGTTATAGGTATTGCACAAGCATTTGGATTAGGCGCAATTCAAATTTCTGAGGGAGCAAATTTTCTTTGGGGTTTTTCTAATACAACAACTGTTTCCATGTTTATTATCGTTTTTGGTACTGTATTATTTATGATTTCCGCACTTACAGGTGTTAATCGCGGGATAAAATACCTTTCTAATTTTAATATGCTGTTAGCTTTTGTTTTGATGATGTTTATTTTCTTTATAGGACCTACAAAACAGATAATAGATATTTTTATCACTGGAACAGGAAGTTATATCAGTGATATCGTAGCAATGAGTTCACAGTTAGCTCCTTTTAACGGCGACCAGCAAAATTGGGTCTCTAATTGGACAATATTTTATCTTGCGTGGTGGCTAACCTGGGCATCGTTTGTTGGTGCATTTATATCCAGGATATCAAAAGGCAGGACAATCAGGGAATTTGTCATGGCCGTGCTTTTCCTTCCTTCCATATTATGTTTTATTTGGTTTTCTATTTTTGGAGGGGCAGGTATACACCTTATCCATGACCTGGGAAATAGTATGTTGGGAGAAGCTGTCAATACAGATGTTACACAAGCATTATTTTCGTTCTTGGAGTATTTTCCAATGAGCTCTTTAACCAGTGCTTTAATGATGCTTCTATGTTTAGTATTTTTCATCACTTCCGCCGATTCAGGTACTTATGTGCTGGCAATGTTTAGCTCTGGAGGGAATATTAATCCTGACAATAAGATAAAGTTTATTTGGGGGTTAATTATTTTTAGTATTTCAGCAGTATTTATTATAGCTGGAGGCTTAGAAACGATAAAGACAGTAGTTATTGTAGTATCCACTCCCTTTATTATATTTATGCTATGTATGACATATACGATATTAAAAGCGCTGAGAAGTGAATTTAAAAAACCAGAAGAAAAAGAAGATATTAAATCAAAAACCGGCTAG
- a CDS encoding YitT family protein translates to MLTGTLLVALALTVFSMPNQISDGGVPGIALLLYFQFGLSPGIVTFISFIILQLISIKFLPRNVLIITTINVPLLSLFIFLTENIITEPLGDPLVAAIFAGLIGGVGLAFIIQAGSSTGGTSQIARLLAQKFEWNIILTTFLLDTVIVFAGIFVIGPLYTLYTVISLSVGKIASDYVIGGLDAKKAVTIVSQKYREIGKQITKNMSSSATYFNGYGTFTDREQLILYVVVPNYRLIFLKRIIREVDPDAFIVVHNVKDVSGGTFFASPEPAVEGLMTDDIMNEAENDNQEADNETKN, encoded by the coding sequence ATATTAACTGGCACTTTACTTGTTGCCTTAGCACTCACTGTATTTTCAATGCCTAACCAAATTTCGGATGGCGGAGTGCCTGGGATAGCATTATTGCTTTACTTCCAATTTGGCCTCTCTCCTGGTATTGTTACGTTTATTTCATTTATTATCCTGCAATTGATAAGTATTAAATTTTTGCCTAGAAATGTGCTCATTATAACCACCATTAATGTTCCGCTTCTTTCTTTATTTATCTTTTTAACGGAAAATATAATTACCGAACCTCTGGGAGATCCTTTGGTTGCAGCTATATTTGCTGGCCTAATTGGCGGGGTAGGACTTGCATTCATTATACAAGCTGGGAGTTCAACAGGAGGAACTTCTCAAATTGCAAGGTTATTGGCGCAGAAATTTGAATGGAATATTATACTTACAACGTTTCTCTTAGATACTGTTATTGTGTTTGCAGGAATTTTTGTCATTGGGCCATTATATACATTGTATACAGTGATATCGTTATCAGTTGGGAAAATCGCAAGTGATTATGTTATTGGCGGTTTAGATGCGAAAAAAGCTGTTACCATTGTATCCCAAAAGTATCGCGAGATTGGCAAACAAATAACAAAAAATATGAGTTCAAGTGCTACATACTTTAATGGATACGGTACATTTACGGATCGGGAACAATTAATTTTATATGTAGTTGTACCAAACTATCGTTTAATCTTTTTAAAACGAATTATTCGGGAAGTAGATCCTGACGCTTTCATTGTTGTTCATAATGTGAAAGATGTATCAGGAGGAACATTTTTCGCTTCACCTGAACCAGCAGTAGAAGGATTAATGACCGATGATATTATGAATGAAGCAGAAAATGATAATCAGGAAGCAGATAATGAGACTAAGAATTAG
- a CDS encoding TetR/AcrR family transcriptional regulator: MSNKELQMQRMWQYFVDATTEIIEQKGIDNVTIREIATKAGYNSATIYNYFQEVSHLIFFAALKYLNKFIDELPEHMEKGDTSLDKYLLSWESFCKHSFEEPEIYNAIFLADLGENPEELLKHYYNVYQSDLYGEVTEDIKTILIDYNLSTRSRNALNQSVQEGILSEEKAAVINERTVLIWQGMLITVLNNRRHLSADEATNKTMQHINEIVNDYRLVK, encoded by the coding sequence ATGTCTAATAAAGAGCTTCAAATGCAGCGGATGTGGCAGTATTTTGTTGATGCTACAACTGAAATTATTGAACAAAAAGGTATTGATAATGTAACTATACGGGAGATTGCAACGAAAGCAGGGTATAACAGTGCTACGATCTATAATTATTTTCAGGAAGTTTCTCACCTGATTTTTTTTGCAGCACTAAAATATTTAAATAAATTTATTGACGAGCTTCCGGAACATATGGAAAAAGGAGATACTTCTTTAGATAAATACTTATTGAGCTGGGAAAGTTTTTGTAAACATTCCTTTGAAGAGCCCGAAATTTACAACGCTATCTTTTTAGCTGATTTAGGAGAAAATCCAGAAGAGCTATTAAAACATTATTATAATGTCTACCAGTCGGATTTATATGGAGAGGTGACAGAGGATATAAAGACAATTTTAATTGATTATAATCTTTCAACAAGAAGTCGAAATGCATTGAATCAATCTGTTCAGGAAGGTATATTATCAGAAGAAAAAGCAGCTGTTATTAATGAGAGAACCGTGCTGATATGGCAAGGTATGTTAATCACTGTGTTGAATAATCGACGTCATTTGAGTGCAGATGAAGCAACCAATAAAACGATGCAGCACATAAATGAGATTGTAAATGATTATAGATTGGTCAAGTAA
- the dps gene encoding DNA starvation/stationary phase protection protein Dps, with protein MSTFRKAHSEKSREHMIDLLNQQVTDLTDLFIQTKLAHWNVRGPQFIAYHEFFDDLADELPELIDTVAEQAGSLGGSAGKPVQFIASETRLPAWELQNTKDILVLEKLTEHWAIVANNMREAVEVSAEEDPDTSDLFTEVSRKLDKNLWFLESHLTDGSSE; from the coding sequence ATGAGTACATTCAGAAAAGCACATTCAGAAAAATCCAGAGAGCATATGATTGATCTTCTTAACCAGCAGGTAACAGATTTAACGGATTTATTTATTCAGACAAAACTGGCACATTGGAATGTACGCGGACCACAATTTATTGCATACCACGAGTTTTTTGATGATTTAGCGGACGAACTGCCTGAATTAATTGACACGGTTGCAGAGCAAGCAGGTAGCTTAGGCGGTTCAGCAGGAAAGCCGGTACAATTCATTGCATCTGAAACCAGACTCCCTGCTTGGGAACTTCAAAACACCAAAGATATTCTGGTACTTGAAAAACTGACAGAACATTGGGCAATCGTAGCAAATAACATGCGCGAAGCAGTTGAAGTATCCGCAGAGGAAGATCCGGATACATCCGATTTATTTACAGAAGTATCCCGTAAACTGGATAAAAACCTGTGGTTCTTGGAATCACATTTAACAGACGGAAGCTCGGAATAA
- a CDS encoding RNA-guided endonuclease InsQ/TnpB family protein, translating to MAVYRTLQIWVKKGHRMHLYFQNMCQNAKNMHNTTNFYIRQVFTGLKQEKELQPLQKEVLESLQTHLPAINANQLKAYQRRSVKEQEKAKSEQKEIKCHLFEMPSKDHPYIPYSFLDALFKSMKQTDYQSLPIQSSQGIMRTVFQNWKAFYGSLREYKKNPIKFKARPNIPSYCRLKEKEVVFSNQDCVVKAKKFLKFPKTKLCLNIGKLGYSEGKLKQVRVVPKYGHYVVELVFQVPIEVEKKESKNRFLAVDLGIDNLATIVTNTGKRPMLVKGKNVKSINQRYNQLKAYHASILRQGKQSNEGSFTSKRLEKISRKRFLQIKDLFHKASFQILKIALEEDIDTIIIGKNKDWKQHVTIGKRNNQSFTNIPHSLLIQMITYKAEKHGITVVLTEESYTSKASFLDNDDIPVYGQKHKIAVFSGKRIKRGMYLSKNQERIHADVNGAANIMRKIFKDAFHHDFASIDALRRPVSLIVK from the coding sequence ATGGCTGTTTATCGAACCTTGCAAATTTGGGTGAAAAAAGGACACCGGATGCATCTGTATTTTCAAAATATGTGCCAAAACGCAAAGAATATGCATAACACAACTAACTTTTACATCCGGCAGGTTTTTACAGGTCTCAAACAAGAAAAGGAACTGCAGCCGTTACAAAAAGAAGTATTGGAAAGCCTTCAAACTCATTTGCCTGCAATCAATGCGAACCAGCTGAAAGCTTACCAACGAAGGAGTGTGAAAGAACAGGAGAAAGCCAAGTCAGAACAAAAGGAAATCAAATGTCATTTGTTTGAGATGCCCTCTAAGGATCATCCGTATATACCTTATTCTTTTTTGGATGCGTTGTTTAAATCGATGAAACAGACCGATTATCAATCCCTGCCAATCCAATCGAGTCAAGGCATCATGAGAACAGTCTTTCAAAACTGGAAAGCCTTTTATGGCAGTTTGCGGGAATATAAAAAGAACCCTATAAAATTTAAAGCACGGCCTAACATACCGTCATATTGTCGTTTAAAAGAAAAGGAAGTCGTCTTCTCCAATCAGGATTGTGTAGTAAAAGCCAAGAAATTTTTGAAGTTCCCTAAAACAAAACTATGTCTGAACATTGGAAAATTAGGTTATTCAGAAGGGAAACTCAAGCAGGTTCGGGTGGTTCCAAAGTATGGTCATTATGTGGTGGAGTTAGTTTTTCAGGTTCCTATAGAAGTAGAGAAGAAAGAATCCAAAAACCGTTTTTTAGCTGTAGATTTAGGTATTGATAACCTTGCAACCATCGTCACGAATACGGGCAAAAGACCAATGTTAGTGAAGGGCAAAAACGTCAAATCCATCAATCAACGATATAATCAACTAAAAGCCTATCATGCAAGCATCCTCCGGCAGGGAAAACAATCAAACGAGGGTTCATTTACATCCAAACGTTTGGAAAAGATCAGCCGAAAACGATTTCTTCAAATCAAAGATCTCTTTCATAAAGCCAGTTTTCAAATCTTGAAAATAGCCTTGGAAGAGGATATTGACACGATTATTATCGGGAAAAATAAAGATTGGAAGCAACATGTCACGATAGGAAAAAGAAATAACCAATCCTTTACAAATATCCCACACAGCCTGCTTATTCAAATGATCACATACAAAGCAGAAAAGCATGGAATAACCGTGGTGTTGACAGAAGAATCTTATACATCGAAGGCCAGCTTTCTTGATAACGATGACATCCCTGTTTATGGTCAGAAGCATAAAATCGCTGTATTTTCAGGGAAACGTATCAAACGTGGCATGTACCTTTCAAAAAACCAAGAGCGCATCCATGCAGATGTGAATGGCGCTGCAAATATTATGCGGAAAATTTTTAAAGATGCTTTTCATCATGACTTTGCCAGTATAGATGCTTTACGAAGACCAGTATCTTTGATTGTAAAATAA
- a CDS encoding IPT/TIG domain-containing protein: MSKWKYGLIFILFLTMVGVAACSATDSQTDADAESNEETSEENSSEEASEQENTMTGKLTLDETEGEIGDEVHLTAEGLDPDEPLQVIYVDMEGKYEIENNYSFLGTAYDEVEKEVGEGTADENGEWSGSITIPDGFGDDHDILIQQDGNAIAKANFFVETVFTMSPESGPPGTEITIEGEGLSPNMYGSIWHVNYDNAYTGMITAISTDGKAEAVVRAAGSPGTHTVTVESGASGAPYLSRDSSAINYIETHFFDFTITDEAPDTDTDMAYVEEPPEPADGGIQMPEPENKEGVQISLDKEMGTVDEMVTLSGEGLPENQELTLDWHTMVGNRVSTEGFAPEIMEIDTVETDEDGSFTHEFPIPDDLGGLPHLIEVKAGDEVYGQAYLRILPSIVSIEPEEGPAGTPITVEIKGAGWTEFDNALGVTYDNAYIGYICGFNSQGTIKLPLTASGEPGYHTIDIYPSIYQGEDPIPDIYRKPQLTYRDDHPGTGIPAIRTFFKVTEE; the protein is encoded by the coding sequence ATGAGTAAGTGGAAATATGGTCTTATATTTATTTTATTTTTAACAATGGTTGGGGTGGCTGCCTGCTCTGCCACGGATAGTCAGACTGATGCGGACGCTGAGTCAAACGAAGAAACCTCAGAAGAAAATTCTTCTGAGGAAGCGTCTGAACAGGAGAACACGATGACTGGAAAACTTACACTTGATGAGACAGAGGGCGAAATTGGTGATGAAGTGCACTTAACGGCTGAAGGGCTTGATCCCGATGAACCGCTTCAAGTGATTTACGTTGACATGGAAGGCAAATACGAAATTGAAAATAATTATTCCTTCCTTGGGACAGCTTATGATGAGGTTGAAAAAGAAGTCGGCGAAGGAACCGCTGATGAAAATGGAGAATGGAGTGGAAGTATCACCATCCCTGATGGGTTTGGTGATGATCATGATATTTTAATTCAACAGGATGGGAATGCCATTGCAAAAGCAAATTTCTTTGTAGAAACTGTTTTTACCATGTCTCCTGAATCTGGACCGCCTGGTACCGAAATTACAATAGAAGGAGAAGGATTAAGCCCGAATATGTACGGCAGCATTTGGCATGTGAATTATGATAATGCCTATACAGGTATGATTACAGCCATTTCTACTGATGGAAAAGCAGAAGCGGTTGTACGAGCTGCAGGTTCCCCCGGTACGCATACGGTGACGGTAGAAAGTGGAGCCAGCGGTGCACCATATCTCAGCAGAGATTCATCGGCAATCAATTATATTGAAACACACTTCTTTGATTTTACGATAACCGATGAAGCACCTGATACAGATACGGATATGGCATATGTAGAAGAACCTCCAGAGCCTGCTGACGGAGGTATTCAGATGCCTGAACCAGAAAATAAAGAAGGTGTCCAAATTTCTCTGGATAAAGAAATGGGCACGGTGGATGAAATGGTGACACTTAGTGGAGAAGGACTGCCTGAAAATCAGGAACTGACTTTAGATTGGCATACGATGGTTGGAAACCGTGTTTCTACCGAAGGGTTCGCACCTGAAATTATGGAAATTGATACGGTTGAGACAGATGAAGACGGATCGTTCACGCATGAATTTCCAATTCCGGACGACTTGGGAGGTTTGCCGCATCTTATTGAAGTAAAAGCGGGCGACGAAGTGTACGGGCAGGCATACTTGCGCATTCTCCCGTCTATTGTTTCGATTGAACCGGAAGAAGGGCCTGCTGGAACACCGATAACTGTTGAAATCAAAGGAGCCGGCTGGACGGAATTTGATAATGCTCTGGGTGTGACCTACGATAATGCCTATATAGGGTATATATGCGGATTCAACAGTCAAGGCACCATTAAATTGCCTTTGACAGCTTCCGGGGAGCCTGGATATCATACAATTGATATTTATCCTTCTATTTATCAAGGGGAAGACCCGATACCTGATATTTATCGAAAACCGCAATTAACCTATCGGGATGACCACCCGGGAACGGGAATTCCTGCGATTCGGACGTTTTTTAAGGTGACAGAAGAATAG